Proteins found in one Aspergillus chevalieri M1 DNA, chromosome 2, nearly complete sequence genomic segment:
- a CDS encoding uncharacterized protein (COG:S;~EggNog:ENOG410PMW9): MPYNTRRKSLSLPSLGIHLPSSSRRSPSISTTKIPTPSSTEDHHQLPPSKKVKRSHDSLSVSPEPSSQQSPAVRAATWEHTPPPSPMDDGLAPRIDTEGINDDIVVGVIHQLEKTANRPHLVKELAAILYTLNDHVANSANPAALLSSRLSAYMKRSWSALAPCPIAKELIPVHPRKVYYYLTTMPRQPLPENSDDIMIPSGMVGKQMTPSVTSVDQDDEDIFTRQRSPSPEVDLSSPDFEDEHVNLNGRPDGAARSASDFHAHMRLMHSHRAASPPLEGDEREFTQTASAVRERASEQKASQGQTGAARSGISEGLSQMDGTNVSTSHLDDSPSSSFSGDRMSDDFEYGDYFSHSGALDHQSPAPKQQQGQDDDAACALLGTSPSPSLTSVASSLSSSAPSDTGLDTEDRPQIALPEVAHMSPLKRSIDMLNSGLPDVDIRMSDLAESEDKVAIKARPSSNMDVDTAFDSWRELQSPETVEVDELDEMFGEI, translated from the exons ATGCCTTATAATACTCGTCGCAagtctctctctctcccctcGCTGGGCATTCATCTTCCCAGTTCATCGCGTCGCTCCCCTTCCATCTCGACCACCAAGATTCCGACTCCTTCTTCCACTGAAGATCATCACCAACTCCCTCCATCCAAAAAAGTCAAGAGGTCGCACGACTCCCTCTCAGTCTCCCCCGAGCCATCATCTCAGCAAAGCCCCGCTGTGCGCGCCGCCACCTGGGAGCACACGCCACCTCCTTCGCCCATGGACGATGGTCTTGCACCGCGGATCGACACCGAGGGCATCAACGACGATATCGTGGTCGGCGTCATCCACCAACTCGAGAAGACCGCCAACCGCCCACACCTCGTCAAGGAACTCGCCGCTATTCTCTACACTCTCAACGATCATGTCGCAAA TTCCGCCAACCCCGCCGCTCTCCTCTCGTCGCGACTGAGTGCCTACATGAAGCGTTCTTGGTCCGCCCTGGCACCTTGTCCTATCGCCAAGGAGCTTATTCCCGTTCATCCTCGGAAGGTCTATTACTATCTTACAACCATGCCTCGCCAGCCATTGCCTGAGAACTCGGACGATATCATGATTCCGTCGGGTATGGTTGGGAAACAGATGACCCCCAGCGTCACTAGCGTGGAtcaggatgatgaggacatCTTCACGCGTCAACGGTCGCCTAGCCCGGAGGTCGACCTCTCCTCTCCCGACTTTGAGGATGAACATGTCAATTTGAACGGTCGTCCCGATGGTGCCGCCAGATCCGCCTCCGACTTCCACGCGCATATGCGTCTGATGCACTCTCACCGTGCTGCCTCGCCCCCACTCGAGGGTGACGAAAGGGAATTCACGCAAACTGCCAGTGCCGTTCGCGAGCGGGCCTCCGAGCAAAAGGCAAGCCAGGGACAGACCGGTGCGGCGCGTTCGGGTATCTCGGAAGGTCTCAGCCAGATGGATGGCACGAACGTTTCTACTTCGCATCTCGATGACTCGCCATCTTCGTCGTTTAGCGGCGATCGCATGTCTGACGATTTCGAGTATGGCGACTACTTCTCGCATTCGGGCGCCTTGGACCACCAGTCCCCGGCAcccaagcagcagcagggtcAGGACGACGATGCTGCCTGTGCCTTGCTTGGGACCTCGCCTTCTCCATCCCTGACCTCGGTTGCATCCTCGCTTTCTTCGAGTGCACCTTCGGATACCGGCTTGGACACGGAGGACCGTCCCCAAATCGCCCTTCCCGAGGTCGCACATATGTCGCCTCTCAAGCGGTCGATTGACATGCTCAACAGCGGTCTTCCCGATGTTGATATCAGGATGTCCGACCTGGCCGAATCCGAGGACAAGGTGGCCATCAAGGCCAGACCCTCGTCGAATATGGACGTCGACACGGCCTTTGACTCGTGGAGAGAATTGCAGAGCCCTGAAACCGTCGAGGTTGATGAGCTCGATGAAATGTTTGGAGAGATCTAA
- a CDS encoding uncharacterized protein (COG:K;~EggNog:ENOG410PKDN;~InterPro:IPR036864,IPR007219,IPR001138;~PFAM:PF00172,PF04082;~go_function: GO:0000981 - DNA-binding transcription factor activity, RNA polymerase II-specific [Evidence IEA];~go_function: GO:0003677 - DNA binding [Evidence IEA];~go_function: GO:0008270 - zinc ion binding [Evidence IEA];~go_process: GO:0006351 - transcription, DNA-templated [Evidence IEA];~go_process: GO:0006355 - regulation of transcription, DNA-templated [Evidence IEA]), protein MEPPTASFQHKEKDAFVLSRNEMPLHQADRDTTILPTSNVPALPGTAASSISSHRTNTPHRPQITSSNSGTKQLYSNGKVPIPRQRATTAPRYSRRVPRACQSCRQRKTKCSGDTPVCRQCKELRIQCDYPVSWREKTNRQLEDLSSKSRDYEELLKDIENIVDSSTSERIKEALDKHAAEADRSSNERQSQPISQEDIMDEHPDDASSPSSIGSLEAIERVEEDLNRNEDTRATGYMGKNSEVTWMQRLRREAEQRAKKEPGTYEPDADNESEYALHAVNYHLDDMEVSVPGPVQVYQVPPRPLADKLFEDYLASVHPFFPIISRPLFTMQYQLFYDQSGRPGDKWLAILNVIFAISAKRAHLKQAPWQGEEHDHLVYLTRARILSMNGDVLFSHPDLQQVQVEGLIAFYLIASDQINRAWRIAALAIRSAITLGINMKSTSDFTASISKEARNRVWWCLYTLEHLLGIMTGRATCILDGVCTTPLPLPFEGNQLQEPLAAKLLKDLSLREEFVGNAIASSFIHLISSNPPGGKDAKYTDTPRDVTWLKSLPPNNALCFLYYADLAIISQEIVNRVYSPDCAMVPWSHIENRIGVLRSRLDLWFANLHPAFDFTRKEDEGPDLLRAKLFLAFHFYSSRITLGRPCLCRRDAHQSGQGNEKPAFSHVMAMISLDSATKMLDLIPDQADAIQLYEIGPWWCVLHCLMQSVTVVLLELSFGSIHIPEEEQNLLTTAKKGVRWLHSMSKFSIASRRAWQLCDLNLRKIAQGMNYDVSDMPTFDYGPGEVTNGHKDQANQLSDSFITNGIDKAAHQHNGQLPHGTGLQPGAPDFTLMPNGPGPGMGLDGNDIYFPYDPINGDFVRSFFPTFHTDENQDDWGF, encoded by the exons ATGGAACCACCCACGGCCTCCTTCCAACATAAAGAAAAAGACGCCTTTGTCCTGTCGCGCAACGAGATGCCCCTCCACCAAGCAGACCGCGACACCACCATCCTCCCCACCTCCAATGTCCCCGCCCTCCCAGGAACCGCGGCCTCTTCCATCTCCTCGCATCGAACAAATACCCCCCACAGACCGCAAATTACATCCTCGAATTCCGGCACCAAGCAACTCTACAGCAATGGCAAGGTTCCGATACCCCGCCAGCGGGCGACCACTGCTCCGCGGTATAGTCGAAGAGTGCCCAGGGCTTGTCAGTCGTGTCGGCAGAGAAAGACGAAATGCAGTGGGGATACGCCAGTGTGCAGGCAGTGTAAGGAACTGAGAATTCAGTGTGATTATCCGGTTTCGTGGAGGGAGAAGACGAATCG GCAACTGGAGGATTTATCAAGCAAATCACGCGACTACGAAGAGTTGTtgaaggatattgagaatATCGTTGATAGTTCGACGTCGGAGCGCATCAAAGAGGCACTGGATAAG CACGCAGCAGAGGCTGACCGTTCGTCCAATGAGCGACAATCGCAGCCTATTTCACAAGAAGATATCATGGACGAGCACCCTGACGATGCATCCAGCCCTTCATCCATCGGTTCGCTGGAGGCCATTGAACGTGTCGAAGAGGATCTTAATCGCAACGAAGATACACGAGCAACCGGCTATATGGGCAAGAACTCCGAAGTGACGTGGATGCAGAGATTGCGGAGAGAGGCAGAACAACGAGCCAAGAAGGAACCAGGAACATACGAACCTGATGCCGATAATGAGAGCGAGTACGCCCTTCACGCCGTCAATTACCACTTGGATGATATGGAAGTTTCCGTCCCTGGTCCAGTTCAAGTGTACCAGGTGCCACCGCGGCCACTGGCAGACAAGCTCTTTGAGGATTATCTGGCATCGGTTCATCCTTTCTTCCCGATAATCAGTCGCCCGCTTTTCACCATGCAGTATCAATTGTTCTATGATCAATCCGGACGTCCAGGAGATAAGTGGTTGGCTATCTTGAACGTGATCTTTGCGATAAGCGCCAAGAGAGCTCATTTAAAACAAGCGCCGTGGCAAGGTGAAGAACACGACCACTTGGTGTATTTGACTCGGGCTCGGATCTTGAGTATGAATGGTGATGTGCTGTTTAGTCATCCAGATCTTCAGCAAGTGCAAGTGGAAGGTTTGATAGCGTTTTATTTAATCGCATCAGACCAGATCAACAG AGCTTGGAGAATAGCAGCATTAGCGATCCGTTCCGCAATTACTCTCGGTATCAATATGAAAAGTACCAGCGATTTCACGGCCAGCATCTCCAAGGAAGCGCGCAACCGAGTTTGGTGGTGTTTGTACACCCTGGAACATCTACTAGGGATAATGACGGGCCGAGCGACATGCATTCTGGATGGCGTCTGCACAACTCCACTGCCTCTCCCGTTTGAGGGGAATCAGTTGCAGGAGCCATTGGCAGCTAAACTTCTCAAAGACCTCAGCCTACGCGAAGAGTTTGTAGGAAACGCTATCGCGAGTTCATTTATTCACCTAATATCCTCGAATCCTCCTGGGGGCAAGGACGCCAAATACACCGATACACCCCGAGATGTGACTTGGTTGAAGAGTCTGCCCCCTAACAATGCGCTCTGCTTCCTTTACTATGCCGATTTGGCGATCATCTCTCAAGAGATTGTCAATCGAGTTTATTCACCTGACTGCGCCATGGTGCCGTGGTCACACATTGAGAACCGGATTGGGGTGTTGAGGTCACGGCTTGATCTCTGGTTTGCGAACCTTCACCCAGCATTCGACTTTACGCGCAAAGAGGATGAGGGACCCGATTTACTTCGGGCCAAACTGTTTTTAGCTTTCCATTTTTATAGTTCCCGGATTACGCTTGGGCGTCCATGCCTTTGCCGCCGCGATGCGCACCAGAGTGGTCAAGGCAATGAGAAACCAGCATTTAGTCACGTCATGGCTATGATATCCCTGGATTCCGCGACTAAGATGCTGGATTTGATTCCGGACCAGGCTGATGCAATCCAACTCTACGAAATCGGACCTTGGTGGTGTGTACTGCACTGTCTTATGCAATCTGTGACAGTCGTCTTGCTCGAGTTATCGTTTGGTAGCATTCATATTCCTGAAGAGGAGCAGAATTTACTTACCACGGCGAAGAAGGGCGTTCGCTGGCTCCACTCTATGTCTAAATTCAGCATTGCATCGCGTCGCGCATGGCAGCTGTGTGATCTGAATCTGCGAAAGATTGCCCAAGGAATGAATTACGATGTAAGCGATATGCCCACCTTCGACTACGGTCCAGGCGAGGTGACCAATGGCCATAAGGACCAGGCGAATCAGCTGAGCGACTCCTTCATAACTAACGGCATTGACAAAGCCGCCCATCAGCATAACGGGCAGCTACCGCATGGAACTGGTCTACAACCTGGTGCGCCGGATTTTACACTCATGCCTAATGGTCCAGGTCCGGGTATGGGGCTTGATGGGAATGATATTTATTTCCCGTACGATCCGATTAATGGAGATTTTGTTCGATCTTTTTTCCCGACTTTCCATACGGATGAGAATCAGGATGATTGGGGATTCTGA
- a CDS encoding uncharacterized protein (COG:S;~EggNog:ENOG410PVIT) — MKRCLCPRQLLCRSRRSSCSLHRPAIVFRNRLRSPLAGGPSSQWSRPFSASAASAAKHSRIFEDYVTGVPPKCPVYGNEQQKNPNSWIPSLDKYLTPSLREGETEDLYARAYGLATILSYARFYGQLDLLGYLGYGLNRWSDVHTLLNVLLDAADATRHPTRVSLSSLDWGSDAGFTLERLTRHAPSLKNVKIKKSPDSSNVPKFRDLTQRSFANDFSELLMSQVWQSLGSIILQAADRSPDELKLGMSFVFRTLARLHHSGAISDNIYKCATPDPNTATYRPPGMHFLSTHIMSVLSETAWGAHEAEVAAKAAEMGVESPYVPFKMGVRELGPEIWLELILWCCIEHGYVREGLWLLEQMKTRTDYLAWNFQSWESLLRDQGTAVVENTNIDTEQFWRRPGNDASVQQQTGQKRNTIFHGLAKRTISTEVVASLRDCFVNFVYRGLGYRGLSPTELSHVISRVNALIDTPESAKNKTELQPTTREHNWLTARVLQSAGLDINADPHSMGRFLRGSPHVVGPWNNGPPLVEGDLEWLTPSRLYDETCAFQGLTEYVVRSYAVQRQAGLAFSTFGFLQEAIDTSKSRHIQEFLKRLQKSDPNDIPVADKRDRDLGHGKPETSVPQVSNVTYAQLVDLATIAKAYPFANWLLFSNDLDGPPIRRSEYGNQTLAPSLLRYAGATGNIGLQKQVVSSLTQPYSLNTLRALVSFRILTGDWDRVILMLEYIRNHRLKSWGHGNIMLLAGSILRMERALHKPSNHATLEEKQHSLTQAKTILTRILNGDFNDLSQRTGNKAQLRTLRSIYRIFLSLPGPLADIATQSTFHSPNHHHPSYKSRHSIPFISPIAFHYLLSAVVDTQGSAAGKSLWEKWCLEPSHSPKHTRYHEGGIWRLYEAAERDHRRGDPNFNASWRRQLNEKVVSPNLNTVRVIAQGAAREYARFTQYLASLELAAVDALAAGRGLPSEPSALPDSVENREKKRDIEKIMEWCVRQFQVLRLPEEEINREVFDHLKRMRTRERVRHREEVAEREREKERIRGFVEAQRLMEVERGRAGVRQT; from the coding sequence ATGAAAAGGTGCCTCTGCCCAAGACAACTGCTTTGTCGAAGCCGCAGGTCCTCCTGCTCGCTCCACCGTCCTGCCATCGTTTTCCGGAACCGGTTGCGTTCCCCCCTCGCTGGGGGGCCTTCGAGTCAATGGAGTCGCCCGTTTTCCGCCAGTGCTGCTAGTGCCGCGAAGCACAGCAGGATATTCGAGGACTATGTGACAGGTGTGCCGCCTAAGTGTCCTGTATATGGGAACGAACAGCAGAAGAACCCGAATTCGTGGATTCCATCGCTGGATAAATACCTTACGCCGTCGTTGCGCGAGGGCGAGACCGAAGATTTGTACGCGCGAGCCTATGGGCTAGCTACGATATTGTCTTATGCGAGATTTTACGGCCAACTTGATCTTTTGGGCTATCTTGGATATGGGTTGAACCGGTGGTCTGATGTACACACGCTCTTGAATGTGTTGCTGGATGCGGCGGATGCTACCCGGCATCCGACTCGGGTGTCTCTGTCTAGTCTCGATTGGGGCTCTGATGCCGGTTTTACTTTGGAGAGACTTACAAGACACGCACCATCGCTGAAGAATGTCAAGATCAAGAAAAGCCCTGATTCTTCGAACGTACCGAAATTCAGAGATTTGACACAACGGTCATTTGCAAATGACTTTTCAGAGCTTCTCATGTCACAGGTGTGGCAGAGCTTAGGTTCTATTATTTTACAGGCAGCAGATCGATCACCCGATGAGCTGAAGCTGGGCATGTCGTTTGTGTTCCGTACCTTGGCCCGTCTGCATCATTCCGGCGCCATATCGGACAACATCTACAAATGCGCGACCCCAGATCCGAACACGGCGACGTATCGGCCTCCAGGGATGCACTTTCTGTCCACCCATATCATGAGTGTTCTGTCGGAGACGGCTTGGGGGGCCCACGAAGCAGAAGTTGCGGCCAAAGCGGCTGAGATGGGCGTGGAGTCACCATATGTCCCGTTCAAAATGGGTGTCCGGGAGCTAGGACCAGAGATATGGTTGGAGCTGATACTGTGGTGCTGTATCGAGCATGGGTATGTCAGGGAAGGGTTATGGCTGCTAGAGCAGATGAAAACGCGCACGGACTATTTGGCCTGGAACTTCCAGAGCTGGGAGTCTCTTCTGCGCGATCAAGGCACGGCCGTTGTTGAAAATACCAACATTGACACGGAACAGTTCTGGCGCCGTCCTGGCAATGATGCTTCTGTTCAACAGCAAACGGGACAGAAGCGCAACACTATATTTCACGGCCTGGCGAAACGGACGATTAGCACTGAGGTTGTCGCGTCGCTACGAGACTGTTTTGTCAACTTTGTGTATCGGGGACTTGGTTACCGTGGGCTATCACCGACTGAGCTTTCACACGTTATTTCTCGTGTCAATGCGCTAATCGATACTCCCGAGTCAGCCAAAAATAAGACAGAACTGCAGCCAACCACTAGGGAACACAACTGGCTCACTGCCCGCGTCCTTCAATCCGCGGGGCTAGACATCAACGCAGATCCCCATTCAATGGGGAGATTCCTACGCGGCAGCCCTCATGTGGTTGGCCCATGGAACAATGGGCCGCCCCTTGTTGAAGGGGACTTGGAGTGGTTGACTCCATCGCGGCTTTATGATGAGACATGTGCTTTTCAAGGCCTGACAGAATACGTGGTCAGGTCATATGCTGTTCAGCGCCAAGCAGGGCTGGCATTTAGCACTTTTGGCTTCTTGCAAGAAGCCATTGACACGAGCAAATCACGGCATATTCAGGAGTTCTTGAAGCGACTGCAAAAATCCGACCCTAACGACATTCCCGTGGCAGACAAGCGTGATCGCGACCTCGGACATGGAAAGCCAGAGACATCAGTCCCGCAGGTGTCAAACGTGACATATGCACAACTAGTGGATCTGGCAACAATAGCCAAAGCGTACCCTTTCGCCAACTGGCTACTCTTCTCCAACGACCTAGACGGCCCACCAATTCGACGCAGCGAATACGGGAACCAGACCCTCGCTCCCTCCCTCCTCCGCTATGCAGGCGCCACAGGAAACATCGGACTCCAAAAACAAGTCGTCTCCTCCCTCACCCAACCTTACTCCTTAAACACCCTCCGAGCCCTCGTCAGCTTCCGCATCCTCACAGGCGACTGGGACCGCGTCATCCTCATGCTTGAATACATCCGCAACCACCGCCTCAAATCGTGGGGCCACGGCAACATCATGCTCCTAGCCGGCAGCATCCTGCGCATGGAGCGCGCCCTCCACAAACCCTCCAACCATGCAACCCTCGAGGAAAAACAACACTCGCTCACCCAAGCCAAAACAATCCTCACCCGCATCCTAAACGGCGACTTCAACGACCTCAGCCAACGCACAGGCAACAAAGCCCAACTCCGCACCCTCCGCTCCATCTACCgcatcttcctctccctcccagGACCCCTGGCCGACATCGCCACCCAATCCACCTTCCACTCTcccaaccaccaccacccatcCTACAAATCCCGCCACTCAATCCCTTTCATCTCCCCAATTGCCTTCCACTACCTCCTCTCCGCCGTCGTCGACACCCAAGGCAGCGCCGCCGGCAAATCCCTCTGGGAAAAATGGTGTCTCGAGCCCTCCCACTCCCCCAAACACACCCGCTACCACGAGGGCGGCATCTGGCGACTCTACGAGGCTGCCGAGCGCGACCACCGCCGCGGTGACCCCAACTTCAATGCCTCCTGGCGCCGCCAGTTAAACGAAAAGGTCGTCTCGCCGAACCTCAACACCGTGCGCGTCATCGCGCAGGGTGCCGCGAGGGAATACGCGCGGTTCACGCAGTACCTCGCTAGTCTCGAgcttgctgctgttgatgcGCTCGCTGCTGGGCGTGGTTTACCGTCTGAGCCGTCCGCGCTGCCTGATTCGGTTGAGAAtcgggagaagaagagggataTTGAGAAGATTATGGAGTGGTGTGTGCGGCAGTTCCAGGTGTTGAGGTTGCCGGAGGAGGAGATTAATCGGGAGGTGTTTGATCatttgaagaggatgaggacgagggaGAGGGTTAGGCATCGAGAGGAGGTTgcggagagggagagggagaaggagaggattAGGGGGTTTGTGGAGGCGCAGAGGTTGATGGAGGTTGAGCGTGGGCGCGCTGGTGTACGACAGACATGA
- a CDS encoding uncharacterized protein (SECRETED:SignalP(1-20)) → MKAFAVLGAAALCLFATVTAQGSFSSVPKPSGTATPSCLPPYASMTGGPSLSASPSLPPCSETPSSSAKDGGPTSPAKGFERVHARQIKRVDV, encoded by the exons ATGAAGGCCTTCGCTGTTCTGGGAGCTGCTGCTCTTTGTCTTTTCGCTACCGTCACTGCTCAGGGTAGTTTTTCATCCGTTCCGAAG CCCTCGGGCACCGCTACTCCCTCCTGCTTGCCTCCTTATGCTTCCATGACTGGCGGGCCTTCGCTTAGTGCTTCGCCAAGTCTTCCTCCCTGCAGCGAGACCCCTTCGAGCTCGGCCAAGGACGGTGGCCCGACTTCCCCGGCAAAGGGATTCGAGCGTGTTCATGCTCGTCAGATCAAGCGGGTTGATGTCTAG
- the NDC80 gene encoding kinetochore-associated Ndc80 complex subunit NDC80 (BUSCO:EOG092619RJ;~COG:D;~EggNog:ENOG410PG2Z;~InterPro:IPR005550,IPR038273;~PFAM:PF03801;~go_component: GO:0031262 - Ndc80 complex [Evidence IEA];~go_process: GO:0051315 - attachment of mitotic spindle microtubules to kinetochore [Evidence IEA]) yields the protein MSQDTGLFSIKRPRETLGSVQNFSALPQPSSALKRTSSIGGFNAPFTSQHTRMSLMNSASRPQQPNFTRSSSGGVFGADAGLSSVRRSVSSNMFHGPSVGRPSFAPGQPMSSSASQSLQRRSSVFSRPSMGGPMGHQSFFTQTPSVAGVPRDPRPIRDRSFQARIGQELLEYLTQNNFELEMKHSLGQNTLRSPTQKDFNYIFQWLYHRIDPGYRFMKSMDAEVPPILKQLRYPYEKGITKSQITAVGGQNWPTFLAMLHWLMQLAQMMDRFILGDYDEACAEAGVDVSGDRIIFRFLTGAYHDWLQGGEDEDDETAGQRLVPHVESMAEEFERGNEKYVQEMQALEAENRSLRDQIEEMEKSAPDMAKLDKHFRILEDDKRKFEDYIQNVQGKIEKYETRIKFLDEEVKKTDTDLQAAEEERISLQASVDRQGITIQDIDRMNTERERLQRSLDDTMVRLEEGNARIMEKEAEASQKLEDLEEIVKAYNTLGYQTSLIPSSAVNAKGVDYELSLNVNENSFSASQIGGANRISTEGDRLLADPFTGYHPAHLLNLDLRGIIRSNLQTLRKEINERRKNAIDDDMERRNLLDNIKEAMDEKRSEVEALEHRRRAAEEEFERTKEITTTQKLASDAQIEKMEKELAKMRATLSESVQLMEQREMNTNIEYEQLTLRANALREELHTNVESMLNDVIRFKVHVQKGLEDYESFVVDEVEQELGGDLQPADEMDFDE from the exons ATGTCGCAGGACACCGGGCTGTTTAGCATCAAGCGGCCCCGCGAG ACTCTGGGGAGTGTCCAGAATTTCTCAGCGCTCCCTCAACCCTCGTCGGCTCTGAAGCGTACCAGTTCCATTGGCGGATTTAACGCCCCCTTCACCTCCCAGCATACGCGTATGTCGTTGATGAACTCTGCCAGCCGACCACAACAACCCAACTTTACACGTTCCTCGTCAGGGGGAGTTTTTGGTGCCGATGCCGGTCTTTCTTCCGTTAGGCGATCCGTGTCGAGCAACATGTTCCATGGCCCCAGTGTCGGACGTCCCAGCTTTGCCCCCGGGCAACCTATGTCGTCATCGGCTTCTCAGAGTCTACAGCGAAGGAGCAGCGTCTTTTCGCGACCGTCTATGGGCGGTCCGATGGGCCACCAGTCGTTCTTTACCCAGACTCCTTCGGTGGCCGGTGTGCCCAGGGACCCGCGACCGATTAGAGACCGATCCTTCCAGGCACGCATTGGACAGGAGCTTTTGGAATATTTGACCCAAAACAATTTTGAATTGGAGATGAAGCACTCATTGGGACAAAACACGCTCCGTTCGCCGACTCAGAAAGACTTCAATTACATTTTTCAATGGCTATACCATCGGATTGATCCCGGGTATAGGTTTATGAAGAGTATGGACGCGGAGGTGCCACCGATTTTGAAACAACTGCGGTATCCTTATGAAAAGGGCATCACAAAATCACAGATTACTGCTGTTGGTGGTCAGAACTGGCCAACATTCTTGGCTATGTTGCATTGGCTGATGCAGTTGGCGCAAATGATGGACAGGTTCATTCTGGGCGATTATGATGAAGCTTGTGCGGAGGCTGGTGTGGACGTTTCTGGGGACCGCATTATCTTCCGCTTTCTGACAGGCGCTTACCATGATTGGTTACAGGGcggggaggatgaggacgatgaAACCGCCGGGCAGAGATTGGTTCCTCATGTAGAATCCATGGCCGAAGAATTTGAGAGAGGCAACGAGAAGTACGTTCAGGAAATGCAGGCATTGGAAGCGGAAAATCGATCTCTACGCGATCAAAtcgaggagatggagaagagcGCACCTGATATGGCCAAGTTGGACAAGCATTTCCGAATTTTAGAGGACGACAAGAGGAAGTTCGAGGACTACATCCAGAACGTGCAGGGAAAAATCGAGAAGTATGAGACTCGCATCAAATTTCTTGACGAGGAAGTAAAAAAGACCGACACGGACCTGCAAGCGGCAGAAGAGGAGCGTATTAGTCTCCAAGCCAGTGTGGACCGGCAAGGTATCACCATCCAGGATATTGATCGTATGAATACGGAACGGGAGCGACTGCAGAGGAGTCTTGACGATACGATGGTCCGACTAGAAGAAGGAAATGCGCGGATCATGGAAAAGGAAGCCGAAGCTAGTCAAAAGCTTGAGGATCTGGAGGAAATTGTCAAGGCCTACAATACTCTTGGCTACCAGACAAGCTTGATTCCCTCGTCTGCCGTCAACGCGAAGGGAGTTGACTATGAACTCAGTCTCAATGTCAATGAAAACAGTTTCTCTGCGTCCCAAATCGGTGGCGCCAACCGCATATCGACCGAAGGCGATCGACTGCTGGCAGATCCGTTCACCGGCTACCACCCAGCACACCTGTTGAATCTAGACCTCCGAGGAATAATTCGGAGCAACCTGCAAACCCTGCGGAAGGAAATCAACGAACGCCGCAAGAATGCTATCGATGATGATATGGAGCGACGAAACCTGCTAGACAACATCAAGGAGGCCATGGATGAGAAGCGCAGCGAGGTCGAGGCTCTTGAACACAGGCGACGcgccgccgaagaagagTTCGAGCGCACAAAGGAGATTACAACCACACAGAAGCTCGCATCGGATGCGCAAattgagaagatggagaaggagcTGGCCAAGATGCGGGCCACATTGAGCGAAAGTGTGCAATTGATGGAACAGCGCGAGATGAACACCAACATTGAGTACGAACAACTAACGCTGCGAGCCAATGCCCTCCGAGAGGAACTGCACACGAATGTGGAGAGCATGTTGAATGACGTCATCCGTTTCAAGGTCCATGTCCAGAAGGGTCTGGAAGACTACGAGAGCTTCGTGGTCGACGAAGTGGAACAAGAACTTGGGGGAGACCTACAACCGGCCGATGAGATGGACTTTGACGAGTGA